Proteins encoded within one genomic window of Anastrepha ludens isolate Willacy chromosome 4, idAnaLude1.1, whole genome shotgun sequence:
- the LOC128861651 gene encoding uncharacterized oxidoreductase YjmC — protein sequence MTSLILNCPVASRLVGNAQWRCSSSLILKFLHEKYPDNTQNFLMTAFIRNASSLTMKREQNLEKRNQAAAKSFYYDSQHISHRKMSSCQQPKLVAVAESKRFMTDCFLAANVPQDHAQAMADLLVAADYRGHFSHGMNRLEMYINDLAINSTNGAATPTILKETPATAWVDGCNGLGVVVGNFCMDLAIKKAKTVGVGWVCAKGSNHYGIAGWYVLRALKEGLMGLTTTNTSPLMAPTRSKEAALGTNPLAFGAPAKDDKFLVDMATTAVAVGKIEIQRRKGEPLPDGWAQDPTGKQTNDAELAFSTGCLMPLGGAEISSGYKGYGLGAMVDILSGVSAGANYSTKVRKWTHAGANTAADLGQVFIAVDPNCFAPGFEERLTDFNCRLRGCEPTDPSKPVLVAGDKEDLNMKAVDEVGGIQYLENQLKTCAALAERLKIQPLCFI from the exons atgacaTCTTTGATATTAAATTGCCCTGTTGCTTCGCGGTTGGTTGGCAATGCACAGTGGCGCTGTTCGTCATCCCTGATTCTCAAATTCCTGCATGAAAAATATCCAGACAACACACAAAACTTTTTGATGACTGCATTTATAAGAAATGCTAGCAGCTTAACGATGAAACGTGAGCAGAACCTCGAAAAGCGAAACCAGGCAGCTGCGAAAAGCTTTTACTACG ATAGTCAACACATATCGCACAGAAAGATGTCGAGTTGTCAGCAACCCAAACTGGTAGCAGTCGCCGAGTCCAAGCGCTTCATGACCGATTGCTTCTTGGCTGCCAATGTGCCCCAGGATCACGCCCAGGCCATGGCAGATCTGCTAGTAGCTGCTGATTATCGTGGTCACTTCAGCCATGGCATGAATCGTCTCGAAATGTACATTAACGATTTGGCGATCAACTCAACGAATGGAGCTGCCACACCTACAATACTCAAGGAGACACCAGCCACCGCTTGGGTGGATGGGTGCAATGGTTTGGGTGTAGTTGTGGGTAATTTCTGCATGGATTTGGCCATAAAGAAAGCGAAAACCGTTGGTGTAGGCTGGGTATGTGCGAAGGGCTCCAACCATTATGGCATTGCAGGTTGGTACGTACTACGCGCTCTGAAAGAGGGTTTGATGGGCTTAACCACAACCAACACGTCACCATTGATGGCACCCACTCGTTCTAAGGAAGCAGCATTGGGCACTAATCCATTGGCGTTCGGTGCACCTGCAAAAGATGACAAATTTCTGGTAGATATGGCCACGACTGCAGTTGCAGTGGGTAAAATCGAAATACAACGTCGCAAAGGTGAACCACTGCCCGACGGTTGGGCGCAGGATCCAACAGGCAAGCAGACCAATGATGCTGAACTGGCATTCAGCACCGGCTGCTTAATGCCACTTGGCGGCGCTGAAATTTCCTCCGGTTACAAAGGTTATGGACTTGGCGCTATGGTGGATATTCTTTCTGGCGTATCAGCGGGTGCCAATTATTCGACAAAAGTTCGCAAATGGACGCATGCGGGCGCCAATACTGCAGCTGATTTGGGACAAGTGTTCATTGCCGTAGATCCCAATTGTTTTGCGCCAGGCTTTGAAGAACGGCTAACTGACTTCAATTGCCGCCTTAGAGGATGCGAACCA ACTGACCCATCCAAGCCCGTTTTAGTCGCTGGCGACAAAGAGGACTTAAACATGAAAGCAGTGGACGAAGTTGGTGGCATCCAGTACTTGGAAAATCAATTAAAGACTTGTGCGGCTTTAGCCGAGCGCTTAAAAATCCAACCTCTCtgctttatttaa